One region of Moraxella sp. ZY210820 genomic DNA includes:
- a CDS encoding bifunctional aconitate hydratase 2/2-methylisocitrate dehydratase has protein sequence MLQAYRQHVAERAALGVPPKPLDDAQTAALVELLKNPPAGEEAYLVDLLENRVPAGVDQAAYVKAAFLAAVAKGETSSPLVSPERAVYLLGTMLGGYNVAPLIDLLDNANLGALAADALKKTLLVFDAFHDVADKAKAGNANAKAVLQSWADAEWFTSRPEVPEEIKITVFKVTGETNTDDLSPAQDAWSRPDIPLHATAMLKNTRDGINPEKHGEIGPIKQIEELIAKGNQVAYVGDVVGTGSSRKSATNSVLWFFGDELPHIPNKKDGGVCLGGKIAPIFFNTMEDAGALPVEIDVTNMNMGDEVVLKINHETAIVTAFKDGAQIAEAPLKTPVILDEVRAGGRINLIIGRGLTGKAREALGLEPSTLFRQPQQPADTGKGFTQAQKMVGRACGLPEGQGIRPGTYCEPKMTTVGSQDTTGPMTRDELKDLACLGFSADLVMQSFCHTAAYPKPVDVVTHHTLPDFIMNRGGVSLRPGDGVIHSWLNRMLLPDTVGTGGDSHTRFPIGISFPAGSGLVAFAAATGVMPLDMPESVLVKFKGKMQPGITLRDLVHAIPYYAIKAGDLTVEKKGKKNIFSGRILEIDLTEMETDLTVEQAFELSDASAERSAAGCSITLSEEKVAEYLRSNIVMLKWMISQGYGDARTMARRVENMEKWLANPSLIKADPDAEYTKIYEIDLSEIKEPILCCPNDPDDAKLLSEVQGDKIDEVFIGSCMTNIGHFRAAGKLLDKVEGGSLATRLWIAPPTRMDERQLMDEGVYNVYGRAGARTEMPGCSLCMGNQARIAKGATAVSTSTRNFPNRLGQDTNVYLASAELASVAAILGKLPTVEEYQQYATKIDSMADDIYKYLNFDQMADYTESANSVDVKKVDKKIIAAQLT, from the coding sequence GTTGAATTATTAAAAAATCCACCTGCAGGCGAAGAAGCATATTTAGTCGATTTACTTGAAAATCGTGTTCCAGCAGGGGTTGACCAAGCTGCTTATGTTAAAGCTGCTTTCTTAGCTGCTGTAGCAAAAGGCGAAACTTCTTCTCCTTTAGTTAGCCCAGAACGTGCTGTTTATTTATTAGGTACAATGTTGGGTGGCTATAACGTTGCTCCATTGATTGATTTATTAGACAATGCAAACTTGGGTGCTTTAGCTGCTGACGCTTTAAAGAAAACTTTACTTGTATTTGATGCGTTCCACGATGTAGCGGATAAAGCAAAAGCAGGTAATGCCAATGCGAAAGCGGTTTTACAATCTTGGGCAGATGCAGAATGGTTTACTAGTCGTCCTGAAGTACCAGAAGAAATTAAAATCACTGTATTTAAAGTAACAGGCGAAACCAATACCGATGACTTATCGCCAGCTCAAGATGCTTGGAGCCGTCCAGATATTCCATTGCACGCAACTGCAATGTTAAAAAATACCCGTGATGGTATTAACCCAGAAAAACATGGTGAAATTGGTCCAATTAAACAAATCGAAGAGCTGATTGCAAAAGGCAACCAAGTTGCGTATGTGGGTGATGTTGTTGGTACAGGTTCAAGCCGTAAATCAGCGACTAACTCTGTATTATGGTTCTTCGGTGATGAATTACCACACATTCCAAACAAAAAAGATGGTGGTGTGTGCTTAGGTGGTAAAATTGCTCCGATTTTCTTCAACACAATGGAAGATGCAGGTGCATTACCAGTTGAAATCGATGTAACCAATATGAACATGGGCGATGAAGTGGTATTAAAAATCAACCACGAAACTGCCATTGTTACAGCATTCAAAGATGGTGCTCAAATCGCTGAAGCTCCATTAAAAACCCCTGTTATTTTAGATGAAGTACGTGCAGGTGGTCGTATTAACTTAATTATCGGTCGTGGTTTGACTGGTAAAGCTCGTGAAGCATTAGGTTTAGAACCATCAACTTTATTCCGTCAGCCACAACAGCCTGCTGACACAGGTAAAGGCTTTACTCAAGCACAAAAAATGGTAGGTCGTGCGTGTGGTCTTCCAGAAGGTCAAGGTATTCGTCCAGGTACTTACTGTGAACCTAAGATGACGACTGTTGGTTCTCAAGATACCACAGGTCCAATGACTCGTGATGAATTAAAAGACTTAGCGTGTTTAGGCTTCTCTGCTGACTTAGTGATGCAATCTTTCTGTCACACAGCTGCATATCCAAAACCAGTTGATGTCGTAACACATCACACATTACCAGACTTCATTATGAACCGTGGTGGTGTATCTTTACGTCCAGGTGACGGTGTAATCCACTCTTGGTTAAACCGTATGTTATTGCCTGATACTGTAGGTACTGGTGGTGACTCTCATACACGTTTCCCAATCGGTATTTCATTCCCTGCAGGTTCTGGCTTGGTTGCGTTCGCAGCGGCAACTGGTGTTATGCCATTGGATATGCCTGAATCAGTATTAGTCAAATTCAAAGGTAAAATGCAACCAGGTATCACATTACGTGACCTTGTACACGCAATCCCTTACTATGCAATCAAAGCAGGCGATTTAACGGTTGAGAAGAAAGGTAAGAAAAACATTTTCTCTGGTCGTATCTTAGAAATCGACTTAACAGAAATGGAAACTGACTTAACTGTTGAGCAAGCATTTGAATTATCAGATGCATCTGCTGAACGTTCTGCTGCAGGCTGTTCAATCACATTATCTGAAGAGAAAGTTGCTGAATACTTACGCTCTAACATCGTAATGTTAAAGTGGATGATTTCTCAAGGTTATGGTGATGCTCGTACTATGGCTCGCCGTGTTGAAAATATGGAAAAATGGTTGGCTAACCCAAGCTTAATCAAAGCTGATCCAGATGCAGAATACACTAAAATATATGAAATCGACTTAAGCGAAATCAAAGAGCCGATTCTATGCTGTCCAAATGACCCAGATGATGCAAAATTATTATCTGAAGTTCAAGGCGACAAGATTGATGAAGTCTTCATCGGTTCTTGTATGACAAATATTGGACATTTCCGTGCAGCTGGTAAGTTGTTGGATAAAGTAGAAGGCGGTTCATTGGCAACTCGTTTATGGATTGCTCCACCAACTCGTATGGACGAGCGTCAATTAATGGACGAAGGTGTGTATAACGTGTATGGTCGTGCAGGTGCACGTACAGAAATGCCAGGTTGTTCACTTTGTATGGGTAACCAAGCACGTATTGCGAAAGGTGCAACAGCAGTTTCTACATCAACTCGTAACTTCCCTAACCGTTTAGGTCAAGATACCAACGTGTACTTAGCTTCTGCTGAATTAGCATCTGTTGCTGCGATTTTAGGTAAATTGCCAACTGTTGAAGAATATCAACAATATGCAACGAAAATCGATAGCATGGCAGACGACATTTACAAATATTTGAACTTCGACCAAATGGCAGACTATACAGAATCTGCTAATTCAGTTGATGTGAAAAAAGTAGATAAGAAAATTATTGCAGCTCAATTAACATAA
- the cysG gene encoding siroheme synthase CysG, translated as MDIFPISLKLQQQRCLIVGGGQIAYRKAQLLVRAGAILDIVSPKINIELAELIKQSNGHHYQQKFADFLQQYSNLRHYRLVITATDHTQTNQQVFETCEQQNILVNSVDDVPHCRFMIPAIIDRSPLVISVASNGTSPVLSRQIRTQLEMSIPQEMGLLADFSGQWRQQVKQKIENPEQRRIFWENIYASPIREMVFNRQIEQANHAMQQALDDWTIPQGEVYLVGAGPGDAELLTLKALRLMQQADVIIYDRLVSQPILDLCRRDAQKIYVGKARCQHTIPQQDINQLLVDYAQQGKRVCRLKGGDPFIFGRGGEEIQHLMQYHIPFQIVPGITAASGCSAYAGIPLTHRDYAQSVRFLTGHLKEGSPELPWQELIYENQTLVLYMGLVGLEQICQKLIAHGQRADMPIALISKGTTPEQKIVIGTLADIADKVAQQQIKAPTLIIIGEVVKLHQQLNWQHSHDTTSVH; from the coding sequence TTGGATATTTTTCCGATTTCTCTCAAATTACAACAACAACGCTGTTTAATTGTTGGTGGTGGTCAAATTGCATATCGTAAAGCACAGCTTTTAGTACGAGCTGGTGCTATTCTTGATATTGTTTCTCCAAAAATCAATATAGAATTAGCCGAACTGATTAAACAAAGCAATGGTCATCATTATCAACAAAAATTTGCTGATTTTTTACAACAATATTCCAATTTACGCCATTATCGTTTAGTTATTACTGCAACAGATCATACTCAAACCAATCAACAAGTTTTTGAAACGTGTGAACAACAGAATATTTTAGTCAATAGTGTAGATGATGTTCCCCATTGTCGTTTTATGATTCCTGCCATTATTGACCGCTCACCGTTGGTGATTTCTGTTGCGAGTAATGGTACATCACCTGTATTATCTCGACAAATTCGTACACAACTTGAAATGTCTATTCCACAAGAAATGGGGTTATTAGCTGATTTTTCAGGACAATGGCGACAACAAGTCAAACAAAAAATTGAAAATCCAGAACAACGCCGTATTTTTTGGGAAAATATTTACGCTAGCCCAATTCGTGAAATGGTATTTAACCGTCAAATCGAACAAGCCAATCATGCCATGCAACAAGCATTAGATGATTGGACAATTCCACAAGGCGAAGTTTATTTAGTCGGTGCAGGACCAGGCGATGCAGAGTTATTAACTCTTAAAGCTTTACGTTTAATGCAACAAGCCGATGTGATTATTTATGACCGCCTTGTTTCACAACCCATTTTAGACTTATGTCGCCGTGATGCTCAAAAAATTTATGTAGGTAAAGCTCGCTGTCAGCATACTATTCCCCAACAAGATATTAATCAATTATTAGTGGATTATGCTCAACAAGGTAAACGTGTGTGCCGTCTTAAAGGTGGCGACCCATTTATTTTTGGGAGAGGTGGTGAAGAAATTCAGCATTTAATGCAATATCATATTCCCTTCCAAATTGTACCGGGGATTACCGCAGCTTCAGGATGTTCCGCCTATGCAGGTATTCCATTAACTCATCGTGATTATGCACAAAGTGTACGCTTTTTAACAGGTCATTTAAAAGAAGGCTCACCTGAATTACCTTGGCAAGAATTAATCTATGAAAATCAAACACTTGTTCTTTATATGGGCTTAGTTGGATTAGAACAAATTTGTCAAAAACTGATTGCACACGGTCAGCGAGCAGATATGCCAATTGCCTTAATTTCCAAAGGCACAACACCTGAACAAAAAATTGTGATTGGTACTTTAGCAGATATTGCCGATAAAGTAGCACAACAACAAATTAAAGCACCGACTTTAATCATTATTGGCGAAGTGGTAAAATTACACCAACAATTAAATTGGCAACATTCACATGACACAACATCCGTACATTAA
- a CDS encoding tRNA (cytidine(34)-2'-O)-methyltransferase yields the protein MTQHPYINPHIHVILYEPEIPSNTGNIIRLCANTGAKLHLIKPLGFELDDKKLKRAGLDYHEYAQIKIWEHFDDCLADLATQNISINQIFPLTTKGYNTPYTLNLNQPIALLMGPETRGLPEHIRLKFPQEHWIRLPMTEHSRSLNLSNATAIIVYEAWRQQGFQNHC from the coding sequence ATGACACAACATCCGTACATTAATCCACATATTCACGTTATTTTATATGAACCTGAAATTCCAAGTAATACTGGCAATATCATTCGCTTATGTGCCAATACAGGTGCAAAATTACATTTAATCAAGCCCTTAGGTTTTGAATTAGATGATAAAAAACTGAAACGAGCAGGTCTTGATTATCATGAATATGCTCAAATAAAAATTTGGGAACATTTTGATGACTGTTTGGCAGATTTAGCTACACAGAATATTAGTATCAATCAAATATTCCCTTTAACTACCAAAGGTTATAATACACCTTATACACTCAATTTAAATCAACCAATTGCCCTACTCATGGGTCCTGAAACACGTGGTTTGCCTGAACATATCCGCTTAAAATTTCCGCAAGAACATTGGATACGTTTACCAATGACTGAGCATTCTCGTAGTTTAAATTTATCCAATGCCACCGCAATTATCGTTTATGAAGCATGGCGACAACAAGGATTTCAAAATCATTGTTAA
- the cgtA gene encoding Obg family GTPase CgtA, with amino-acid sequence MRFVDEAVISVEAGDGGNGVASFRREKFVPFGGPDGGDGGKGGSIYVVADEDTNTLVDFRYTRKYRAERGKNGAGANCTGRGGEDIILEVPIGTTIVDMDSGDIIGDLVEHGQKILVAKGGDGGLGNIHFKSSTNRAPRKCTTGFKGEHREIRLELKVLADVGLLGMPNAGKSTFIRAVSAAKPKVADYPFTTMVPNLGVVDVDRHRSFVMADIPGLIEGASDGAGLGIRFLKHLARTRILLHIVDVQPIDGSDPVYNAKAIMAELEKFSPTLAKLPMVLVLNKLDQISEESRDEWCQYLLDELNWQGAVFKTSGLLAEGTQDVVYYLMEQIEQQQELEQEDPEYAQKMKAFREQLEAETREQTLMAKEAYRQMRKAQREQRLNAGLDVDDYDDVDDFDDDDFDDVEAIYVR; translated from the coding sequence ATGCGTTTTGTTGATGAAGCAGTAATCAGTGTAGAAGCTGGCGATGGTGGCAATGGCGTAGCCAGTTTCCGCCGTGAAAAATTTGTTCCTTTTGGTGGACCAGATGGTGGTGATGGTGGTAAAGGCGGTAGCATTTATGTGGTTGCCGATGAAGATACCAATACCTTAGTCGATTTTCGTTATACTCGTAAATATCGTGCGGAACGTGGCAAAAATGGTGCAGGGGCAAACTGTACAGGACGTGGCGGTGAAGATATTATCCTAGAAGTACCAATTGGCACGACCATTGTCGATATGGATAGCGGTGATATTATTGGCGATTTGGTAGAGCACGGACAGAAAATTCTCGTTGCCAAAGGTGGCGATGGCGGTTTAGGCAATATTCATTTTAAATCATCAACCAACCGAGCACCACGCAAATGTACCACAGGATTTAAAGGCGAGCATCGAGAAATTCGTCTTGAGTTAAAAGTTTTGGCAGATGTCGGCTTGCTTGGTATGCCAAATGCTGGAAAATCAACCTTTATTCGTGCGGTGAGTGCGGCAAAACCAAAAGTTGCTGATTATCCATTTACCACAATGGTACCAAATTTAGGTGTGGTTGATGTGGATAGACATCGTTCTTTTGTCATGGCGGATATTCCGGGTTTGATTGAAGGTGCATCTGATGGTGCTGGTTTAGGTATTCGCTTTTTAAAACATTTGGCTCGTACACGCATTTTATTACACATTGTTGATGTACAACCGATTGATGGTTCTGACCCTGTATATAATGCCAAAGCGATTATGGCAGAATTGGAAAAATTTTCACCAACATTGGCAAAATTACCAATGGTATTGGTATTAAATAAACTCGATCAAATTAGCGAAGAAAGCCGTGATGAATGGTGTCAATATTTGCTTGATGAATTAAATTGGCAAGGTGCAGTATTTAAAACCTCAGGTTTATTGGCTGAAGGTACACAAGATGTTGTCTATTATTTGATGGAACAAATTGAACAACAACAAGAACTTGAGCAAGAAGACCCCGAATATGCTCAAAAAATGAAAGCATTCCGTGAACAGCTCGAAGCTGAAACACGAGAACAAACGCTCATGGCAAAAGAAGCCTATCGTCAAATGCGTAAAGCACAGCGTGAACAACGTCTCAATGCAGGTTTAGATGTTGATGACTATGATGATGTTGATGATTTTGACGATGACGATTTTGATGATGTTGAAGCCATTTATGTTCGTTAA
- the proB gene encoding glutamate 5-kinase has product MLQRDFSACKRIVIKIGSALLTANGQGLDTEIINHWVGQIAELHQQGHDIILVSSGAVAEGMVRMNLTQRPTDLASLQACAAIGQMGLIQTWSSALAQYDIQTAQVLLIHDDLADRRRYLNSCDTLHQLIEWRVIPVINENDTVSTEEMRFGDNDTLSAMVAGQTQADLLIILTDQQGMFDSDPRKNPNAKLLSTVRAMDDTLFDMAGEGGLLGRGGMITKVRAARLAARSGCPTLIASGESEFVLKRLISGEMIGTLFTADDDRITAHQQWLAAHLQTSGRIMIDDGAVNAIKQQHRSLLPVGVIKVEGHFERGDVVECIDQKGVRIAVGRVNFSSESADMIKGLASDKVLQVLGETRSLEMIHRNNMAIY; this is encoded by the coding sequence ATGTTACAACGTGATTTTTCAGCGTGTAAGCGTATTGTTATTAAAATTGGTTCAGCCTTATTAACGGCAAATGGTCAAGGTTTAGACACGGAGATTATCAATCATTGGGTAGGGCAAATTGCTGAATTGCATCAACAAGGGCATGATATTATTCTAGTTTCATCTGGTGCAGTAGCAGAAGGCATGGTGCGTATGAATTTAACGCAACGCCCAACTGATTTAGCTAGCTTACAAGCCTGTGCTGCTATTGGACAAATGGGGCTTATTCAAACATGGTCGAGTGCATTAGCACAATACGATATTCAAACTGCTCAAGTTTTACTCATTCATGATGATTTGGCTGACCGCAGACGGTATCTTAATTCGTGTGATACTTTGCATCAGTTGATTGAATGGCGTGTGATTCCAGTCATTAACGAAAATGATACTGTTTCGACTGAAGAAATGCGTTTTGGTGATAATGATACCCTATCAGCAATGGTTGCTGGACAAACGCAAGCGGATTTATTGATTATTTTAACAGACCAACAAGGCATGTTTGATAGTGACCCACGCAAAAATCCAAATGCAAAACTACTCTCTACCGTGCGAGCAATGGACGATACACTCTTTGATATGGCAGGCGAAGGTGGTTTGCTTGGGCGTGGCGGTATGATTACTAAAGTGCGTGCGGCTCGTTTAGCAGCACGTTCGGGTTGTCCAACCTTGATTGCCAGTGGTGAAAGTGAGTTTGTGTTAAAACGTTTGATATCTGGTGAAATGATAGGCACATTATTTACTGCTGATGATGATAGAATTACCGCTCATCAACAATGGCTTGCTGCACATCTACAAACATCTGGACGAATTATGATTGATGATGGTGCGGTAAATGCGATTAAACAACAACATCGTAGTTTATTGCCTGTAGGTGTGATTAAAGTCGAAGGACATTTTGAACGTGGCGATGTGGTAGAGTGTATCGACCAAAAAGGTGTGCGTATTGCTGTTGGACGTGTGAATTTTAGTTCTGAATCTGCCGATATGATTAAAGGTCTAGCATCAGATAAAGTGTTGCAAGTTTTAGGTGAAACACGTTCTTTAGAAATGATTCATCGTAATAATATGGCGATTTATTGA
- the rapA gene encoding RNA polymerase-associated protein RapA, protein MKKLQQFAIGQRWLSDTETELGLGVVIDTDERSVSILFPKSEGTRVYARNNAPLSRIIFHIGDEITDQEQNVWLIEDTENVAGVMRYHVIRYDEQQRAERKILNETRLGAHIQLSKPLDRLLASQIDFKDWYDLRLEVMAMQGRMHHSPLKGLVGARVGLIPHQLYIAHEVGKRFAPRVLLADEVGLGKTIEAGLIIHQQLKTGRAERILILVPDSLQYQWMIEMRRRFNLNFSIFDLTRTASIREHDEETNPFLTEQCIIASIDLLLDHEDLREQALQAGFDLLVIDEAHHLMWNSEDGGNDRYQLVEQFAQQTAGVLLLTATPEQLGIESHFARLRLLDPQRFNDLEQFLDEEAQYQHTAKIAEYLITDLPLEEHHFEALEQLLGYRLAEDTPEHRLRAIHEILDRHGTGRVLFRNTREAIQGFAGRDCQPVALTMPEGWNTTGKLREQMWPEELQLDGAWLETDPRVNWLLTELKKSPLKHKKVLLIARSGPVVEALESVLRLHGNIRTAMFHEGMSLLERDQASAYFAEESYGAQILLCSEIGSEGRNFQFASDLVLFDLPANPDILEQRIGRLDRIGQKHRIQIHVPYVMGTAQERMFRWYNEGLNIFNQISPTAQTLQENFIAELKDCLLADKGQQFEDLLEEVNVQRQALEAELHDGRDKLLEYNSCRPVVAGNLVRLMEEHDEHSLLPQFMKRFMNSTNIDYEEQSNGTLIIKPSDQMQVQGLDINEDGMTVTFDRKQAQIREDVQFLTLEHPFIESVIEVICTQGFGSTNVALLKTNALKAGTLVMELWFKVNVIAPKNLNVHGALSRPYIRVFLHENGQDLSEKIQSQMLKPCISHLDNNSCRQVVKARREIIEQRYEQALILAQQHLPQIKEQSKTNYQKRWQFEIDRLNHLKQYNPSIRQDEIDRLIKLQQEGIEALNQMTVSPDAIQLLVAVKP, encoded by the coding sequence GTGAAAAAATTGCAACAATTTGCTATTGGTCAGCGTTGGTTGTCTGATACTGAGACAGAATTAGGATTAGGTGTAGTGATTGATACAGATGAGCGTTCTGTGAGCATTCTATTTCCCAAAAGTGAGGGAACACGAGTTTATGCTCGCAATAATGCACCTTTATCGCGTATTATTTTCCATATTGGCGATGAAATTACAGACCAAGAGCAAAATGTATGGCTAATTGAAGATACTGAAAATGTTGCAGGCGTAATGCGTTATCATGTGATTCGGTACGATGAACAACAACGTGCCGAACGTAAAATATTAAATGAAACCCGTCTAGGTGCTCATATTCAGTTATCAAAACCGTTAGACCGTTTATTAGCTAGCCAAATTGATTTTAAAGATTGGTATGATTTACGCCTAGAAGTGATGGCAATGCAAGGACGAATGCATCACAGCCCGCTAAAAGGTCTAGTTGGAGCAAGGGTTGGACTAATTCCACATCAATTATATATTGCACATGAAGTTGGTAAACGTTTTGCACCACGTGTGTTATTGGCTGATGAAGTAGGATTGGGTAAAACTATTGAAGCGGGATTGATTATTCATCAACAATTAAAAACCGGACGTGCTGAACGGATTTTAATTTTAGTACCAGACTCATTACAATATCAATGGATGATAGAGATGCGTCGCCGTTTTAATTTGAATTTTTCAATTTTTGACTTAACACGTACAGCAAGTATTCGTGAGCACGATGAAGAAACCAATCCATTTTTGACTGAACAATGTATTATTGCGAGTATTGATTTATTATTAGACCATGAAGATTTAAGAGAACAAGCCTTACAAGCAGGTTTTGATTTGTTGGTGATTGATGAAGCCCATCATTTAATGTGGAATAGTGAAGATGGAGGCAATGACCGTTATCAATTGGTTGAACAATTTGCCCAACAAACTGCAGGTGTACTATTATTGACTGCAACACCTGAACAATTAGGGATTGAAAGTCATTTTGCACGTTTACGTTTGCTTGACCCACAGCGTTTTAATGATTTAGAACAATTTTTAGATGAAGAGGCACAGTATCAACATACCGCTAAAATTGCAGAATATTTAATCACAGATTTGCCATTAGAAGAGCATCATTTTGAAGCATTAGAACAATTATTAGGTTATCGTTTGGCTGAAGATACACCAGAACATCGTTTGCGTGCTATTCATGAAATTTTAGACCGACATGGTACTGGGCGTGTATTATTCCGCAATACTCGTGAAGCAATTCAAGGTTTTGCAGGGCGAGATTGTCAGCCAGTAGCATTGACCATGCCTGAAGGTTGGAATACCACAGGTAAGTTGCGTGAACAAATGTGGCCAGAAGAATTACAACTTGATGGTGCATGGTTGGAAACTGACCCTCGTGTCAATTGGCTATTAACAGAGCTTAAAAAATCACCATTAAAACATAAAAAAGTATTATTGATTGCACGCAGTGGACCTGTGGTTGAAGCCTTAGAAAGCGTATTACGTTTACATGGTAATATTCGTACAGCCATGTTCCACGAAGGGATGAGTTTATTAGAACGAGACCAAGCATCTGCCTATTTTGCTGAAGAAAGCTATGGAGCACAAATTTTACTCTGTTCAGAAATTGGCTCAGAAGGTCGTAACTTCCAATTTGCCAGTGATTTAGTGTTATTCGATTTACCTGCGAATCCTGATATTTTAGAGCAACGTATTGGGCGTTTAGACCGTATTGGACAAAAACATCGCATTCAAATTCATGTGCCTTATGTGATGGGAACGGCTCAAGAGCGTATGTTCCGTTGGTATAATGAAGGCTTAAATATTTTTAATCAAATTTCACCAACAGCTCAAACTTTGCAAGAAAACTTTATTGCTGAATTAAAAGATTGTTTATTAGCCGATAAAGGTCAGCAATTTGAAGATTTATTGGAAGAAGTTAATGTACAGCGTCAAGCTTTAGAAGCTGAATTGCACGATGGGCGTGATAAATTATTGGAATATAATTCATGTCGTCCTGTAGTTGCAGGTAATTTGGTTCGTTTAATGGAAGAGCATGATGAGCATAGTCTATTGCCACAATTTATGAAACGCTTTATGAATTCGACCAATATTGATTATGAAGAGCAGAGTAATGGTACGTTGATTATTAAACCAAGCGACCAAATGCAAGTACAAGGACTGGACATTAACGAAGATGGTATGACAGTAACTTTTGACCGCAAACAAGCACAAATTCGTGAAGATGTACAATTTTTGACTTTAGAACATCCATTTATTGAAAGTGTGATTGAAGTGATTTGCACACAAGGTTTTGGTAGTACTAATGTTGCATTATTAAAAACCAATGCTTTAAAAGCTGGTACTTTAGTCATGGAATTATGGTTTAAAGTGAATGTCATTGCACCAAAAAATCTCAATGTACATGGGGCATTAAGTCGTCCATATATTCGTGTATTTTTACATGAAAATGGGCAGGATTTATCGGAAAAAATTCAATCACAAATGTTAAAACCATGTATTAGCCATTTAGATAATAATAGTTGTCGTCAGGTGGTGAAAGCTCGCCGAGAAATTATTGAACAACGTTATGAACAAGCATTGATATTAGCACAACAACATCTACCGCAAATTAAAGAGCAATCAAAGACTAATTATCAAAAACGTTGGCAATTTGAGATTGACCGCCTTAATCATTTAAAACAATACAATCCAAGTATTCGTCAAGATGAAATTGACCGTTTAATTAAATTGCAACAAGAGGGTATAGAAGCACTCAATCAAATGACGGTTAGCCCTGATGCGATACAACTTTTAGTGGCAGTTAAGCCTTGA